Within the Thermus tengchongensis genome, the region GAAGGCCTAAGGAGCGGGCCAGGAGGGCCTTGGGCTCTCCCAGGAGGGCGCTGGCCCAAAGGGTGCGCAAGGGGAGCCTGGCGGCCAGCTGCCCTGCCAGGACGCTCTTGCCGAAGCCCGCGGGGGCCTCGAGGTGGATGGCGAAGCCCGGCCCCTCGGGCAGAAGGTCCAAAAGCCGCCTCCTTTCCAGGTAGACCGGGCTTTGCCACGCCAGGGCCATGGTTTGGGTCCATTGTAATCCCCAGCCGCCCTTGACCGAAGCCCCCAGGGCCAAGGAGACTAGGGGGCATGGACCGCGCCTTTTTGGACCTGGCCCCCTGTGGCCCCCTGCGGGGTGCCTTGCGGGTGCCGGGGGACAAGTCCGTGACCCACCGGGGCCTCATGCTCCTGGCCCTGAGCGAGGGGGAAGGGAGGCTTTTCTACCCCTTGAAGGCCGGGGACACCCTCTCCACCGCCCGCGCCCTTCAGGCCTTGGGGGCGGAGATCGCGGAGGAAGGCCCCCACTTCCGGGTGCGAGGGCGGGGCCTAAGCCTTAAGGAGCCGGAAGACGTTCTGGACTGCGGCAACGCCGGCACCCTCATGCGCCTCCTCTTGGGCATCCTGGCGGGGCAGGAGGGGCTTTTCGCCGTGCTCACCGGGGACGCCTCCTTGCGCCGCCGTCCCATGGGCCGGGTGGCCGAGCCCCTCCGGGCCATGGGGGCCTCCATAGAGGGAAGGGAAGGGGGTAAAAAGGCCCCCCTGGCGGTGCGGGGAAGGGCCCTAAACGGGATTTCCTACACCCTTCCCGTGCCCAGCGCCCAGGTGAAAAGTGCCCTCCTCCTGGCCGGACTTTTTGCCGAGGGCGTCACGGAGGTGGTGGAGCCTGTGCCCACCCGGGACCACACGGAAAGGCTTTTCCGTCACTTCGGGCTTCCCTTGGAAGCCGAGGGCCCGCGCATCCGCACCCGTAGGGCCGACCCCTTCCCTGCCAGGGACCTCACCGTGCCCGGGGACTTCTCCTCGGCGGCCTTTTTCCTGGTGGCGGCCCTGGTCACCCCGGGCTCCGAGGTGGTGGTGGAGGGGGTGGGCCTGAACCCCACCCGTACTGGCCTTCTCAAGGTGCTCCAGGAGATGGGGGCCGACCTGGAGTGGCGGGTTTTGGAAGGGGAGGCGGGGGAGCCCGTGGGCTGGATACGCGCTCGCTATAGCCCCCTGAAGGGAGTTTCCGTGGACCCCGGCCTCATCCCCCTCATGGTGGACGAGGTACCCGCCCTGGCCGCCGCCGCCGCCTGGGCGGAAGGGGAAACCCACATACCGAACCTTTCCGAGCTCCGGGTGAAGGAGTCGGACCGGGTGAGGGCCATCGCCCACAACCTGAGGGCCCTGGGGGTGACGGTGGAGGAGGGGCCCGACTGGCTCCGCATCCAGGGGGGCGGGGTGCAAAGAGGGGAGGTGGAGCCCTTCCACGACCACCGCATCGCCATGGCCTTTGCCGTGGCGGGCCTGCCCGTGGGGGTCAGGGTCTGGGAGCCCCATTGGGCGGAGATCTCCTACCCCGGCTTTTTCGGGGACCTCCAGCGGCTATGCGCGGGATCGTGACCATCGACGGGCCCTCGGCCTCGGGGAAGAGCTCCGTGGCCCAAAGGGTGGCCCTGGCCTTGGGGGTGCCCTACCTCAGCAGCGGCCTCCTCTACCGGGCGGCGGCCTTTTTGGCCCTCAGGGCGGGGGTGGACCCGGGGGACGAGGCGGGGCTTCTGGCCCTTCTGGAAGGTTTTCGTGTGCGCCTCCTGCCGGAAAGGGAGGGTAACCGGGTGCTGGCGGATGGGGAAGACCTTACCCCCTTCCTCCACACTCCCGAGGTGGACCGGGTGGTCTCCCAGGTGGCCCGCCACAAGGGGGTGCGGGCCTGGGTGAACGCACGCCTCAAGGAGGTGCCCCCTCCTTTCGTGGCCGAGGGGCGGGACATGGGGACGGCAGTCTTCCCGGAAGCGCCCCACAAGTTCTACCTCACTGCCCGTCCCGAGGTGCGGGCCAGGAGGCGGGCCAAGGAGCGGCCCCAGGACTACGAAGAGGTGCTACGGGACCTCCTCCTAAGGGATGAGCTGGACCGGGGTCAAAGCGCCCCGGCCCCCGATGCTTTGGTCATCGACACCAGCGAGATGGGCCTCGAGGCGGTGGTGGCCCGGGTGCTCTCCCACATCCAGGACTGACCATGGTGCCGGGAGCCAAGGAGAGGCCTGTTCAGGAGTTCCTAAATGTCCTCCTCTACCGCCCCTTGGCCCACCTGGTGGTCCTCCTCCTCTTCCGCACCCCCATCCGCCCCCACCACCTGGTCCTCTTTCACACCGGCCTTGTCCTCCTGGCCGCTTGGCTTCTGGTCCTAGGCCGGGACCTCCCGGCGGCCCTCCTCCTCCAGCTCAAGACCGTTTTGGACAACGCCGATGGCCAGCTGGCCCGCCTGCGGGGGGAGGTCACGGAGCTTGGGCGCTACCTGGACACGGAGCTGGACCTTCTGGGCAACCTGGCCCTTTTCCTGGCGCTGGGGGCGCGCACCGGGGCCTGGGGCTTGGCCCTTTTGGCC harbors:
- the cmk gene encoding (d)CMP kinase, yielding MRGIVTIDGPSASGKSSVAQRVALALGVPYLSSGLLYRAAAFLALRAGVDPGDEAGLLALLEGFRVRLLPEREGNRVLADGEDLTPFLHTPEVDRVVSQVARHKGVRAWVNARLKEVPPPFVAEGRDMGTAVFPEAPHKFYLTARPEVRARRRAKERPQDYEEVLRDLLLRDELDRGQSAPAPDALVIDTSEMGLEAVVARVLSHIQD
- the aroA gene encoding 3-phosphoshikimate 1-carboxyvinyltransferase produces the protein MDRAFLDLAPCGPLRGALRVPGDKSVTHRGLMLLALSEGEGRLFYPLKAGDTLSTARALQALGAEIAEEGPHFRVRGRGLSLKEPEDVLDCGNAGTLMRLLLGILAGQEGLFAVLTGDASLRRRPMGRVAEPLRAMGASIEGREGGKKAPLAVRGRALNGISYTLPVPSAQVKSALLLAGLFAEGVTEVVEPVPTRDHTERLFRHFGLPLEAEGPRIRTRRADPFPARDLTVPGDFSSAAFFLVAALVTPGSEVVVEGVGLNPTRTGLLKVLQEMGADLEWRVLEGEAGEPVGWIRARYSPLKGVSVDPGLIPLMVDEVPALAAAAAWAEGETHIPNLSELRVKESDRVRAIAHNLRALGVTVEEGPDWLRIQGGGVQRGEVEPFHDHRIAMAFAVAGLPVGVRVWEPHWAEISYPGFFGDLQRLCAGS